In Paenibacillus sonchi, the genomic stretch GCTGCGCCGCCAGGCGATCCCCGCGCCCCACTTGGACAAGTAGCGGCGGGGATAGACCCGCTGCTCCCGTCCGGGCACATCCACGAACCATCCGAGGATCATCAGCGCTCTTGCCCCTTGATTGCGCTCGGTGGCGATCAGCCGTTCCCAGGGAACGGAGAGCCGTGCCGGAACGGCTAGCGCCGCCACATAGGCTGCTGCCAGAATAACAATAAAGATCAGTGCCCGGAGCGCAGGCTGCCAGAGCCAGGCGGCAATCATCAGGCCGGAGACTGCCCAGCGGAGCAGGCTGTAGCCCATGGAAGCCGGACGGGACAGCATGGCAAGCTCCCGCCACAGGCCAAAGCTTGCCAATATTTTCACCAGAATCAGCACAGCCAATGTGGCAAACAGCATTTGATGAGAATCATCCGTCCGTATGTACAGCGGCCAGAGTGTAATCAGCACGAAGGCCAGACGCAGAATTTTCCACACATTTCCGGCGGTCCAGGCAGGAGCGAAATATTCCTTCATCCGGTGGCCCTGCGGAAGCAGAAAAATCGTATCCGGGCTTTGCAGATAGGTCCGGAAGCTGCTATGCGCCGCTGCAGGCAGCAGCAGCACCAGCATGATCCAGCGGATGGGAATGCCTTCAGGGACATCGCGGAGCAGCGAGGTATACCAGGCCGAGAAGATAATCAGCACCAGCAGGAAAACCATCGCGATACCGCTCTGAATGATATAACCTACATAAGGAGTGAGGCCTCCCATGAACCGGCTGCGCCGCTGCCGGCGCAGCTCCTTCAAATCCATATCATTTCCCTCCCTGCACCAGTTCGTAGAACAGCTGCTCCAGATTCAGTCCCTGCAGTCCGGCAGCCGCGCTCATCTCGGCCAGCGTACCCTGCGCGATCACCTTGCCGCGGTGCAGGACAATGAACCTGTCACAGTAATTCTCAATGGTAGAGAGAA encodes the following:
- a CDS encoding ABC transporter permease is translated as MDLKELRRQRRSRFMGGLTPYVGYIIQSGIAMVFLLVLIIFSAWYTSLLRDVPEGIPIRWIMLVLLLPAAAHSSFRTYLQSPDTIFLLPQGHRMKEYFAPAWTAGNVWKILRLAFVLITLWPLYIRTDDSHQMLFATLAVLILVKILASFGLWRELAMLSRPASMGYSLLRWAVSGLMIAAWLWQPALRALIFIVILAAAYVAALAVPARLSVPWERLIATERNQGARALMILGWFVDVPGREQRVYPRRYLSKWGAGIAWRRSTAYRFLLTKSFARGDIFGIVIRIFLLALLLVWWNRESYIGSGIYLFFVLVMGVQLSALRKLHSESFWLTVYPLPEGSKASSTIQFIFRAHLLLAMLTAVPFLTGIAGRPLPVIGTFLAGALLAYLFKSRASRKSAQDDDDI